One Vitis vinifera cultivar Pinot Noir 40024 chromosome 15, ASM3070453v1 genomic window, AAGATAACCATTATCTTGTTGGTTTTGGTTTGTGGGGGTGTTTAAAAAGGTGATGATAACCATTAAAACTACCTCATTCTTGAGATCCTAATGCattggtataaaaaaaaataaaaaaataaaaaaatagctGATTTGAAATGCTTTGCAATAGAAATGGGATACCTGCATTTCCTGTGATGATATCGTGCTGTCCTaagtaaattttgaaatttgaaaagagAGAGTGAATTAGACGTAGGAAGTGATTCTGGGGTTAAGTAATATGGTTAGTTAACTAAGCTAAAGATCTATTGCTGTTATTTCTAACATTCTGCTGGGTGTGTGTTTTTACAGGTTGACATGGTTATTATACCGGCAACTACTGGACAGATGGGTGTTCTCCCTGGACATGTAGCCACAATTGCAGAGCTGAAACCTGGGGTCATGTCAGTGCATGAAGGAAATGATGTGACAAAGTATTTCATTAGCAGCGGCTTTGCAGTCATCCATGCTAACTCCTTTGCAGATATAATTGCCATTGAGGCTGTGCCTATTGATCAAATTGACCCAAGCTTGGTTCAGAAGGGGCTTGCTGACTTCACGCAGAAGCTGAGCTCAGCATCAACGGACTTGGAGAAAGCTGAGGCCCAAATTGGAGTGGATGTGCATAGTGCTCTTAACTCTGCTCTCACGGGCTAGAGTTAAATAGCTCTATGTGCTTTCTTGCATCTTCTTCTCACCTTTTTGCTTCTTCAAATCTGCCCCATTGACGCTTAGATTTGTGTCGAGCCCGGGAACTGCtctgaatattttgtttttgaattctCATGTTGAATATGGGATTGAAATAATATCGGGAATAGATTTATCATCATCCTGGAATTCAGAAATTTGAGCCCGACTTCTTGAAACAAGAAATGTTGTATTTATCTTAATGCTTATGGGTGTCTCTCTTTTCTTTGTCTGGGCACTGTGTTTGCTGTCTATTAAGAAGCATAGGTACTTTCAGGGGGAGGAACTATTGAGAATACCCAGTTTACCGGTTGTTGCACAACATGGCAATGAGATTGAATATGAATTAGTTAATTTCAGAGATTAAGCTTTAAGGCCCACTGGTAGAAATGTTTTGTATGAGCATTCAAAGTTGGTGGGCATGCAAAGGAGAAAGAGAGCTTGAAGTCTCTGTTGAATGTACAGGTGTTGATGTCATTAATGgcttttttctttgtaataaaAAGAGGATAAACATCCAAAGGGAATGggacataaaaaaatatcactgcaagtttttctttaatttttatttatttcgttttttttattatttatttatttatttatgatcgTGTTGTATTTCTATGTTtagttaaattaataatttttttttgtaaaatatatatatatatatatatatttctttgtccTCTCCCATTCCAGTCCACAGTATTTCATTGCCTCTCCCATTCCAGTCTACAGTATTTCATTGCTGTCATCGCCGAAAACAcaaaaagcaagaaaagaaaaaagaaaacatggaTAACAATTGTTCactaaaaagtgaaaaacaatcaaaaacaccttttttttgttctttgaaaAGAGGCCTTTTGAGAACatggaaaacacaaaaaacaaaaatcaccccctttttcaaacatgttttcaatatttttttgtttccaaaaacaaaaaaaacacttcTTGAAAACAACAGCTAAACAAGCCCTAAGATTCAAACTATCAActtcttttcctacattttctcagcaaaaTAAATCTCTCAAAGATTCTTTTACTTCAACtaggaaaatcattttcattttcaaggaTGAAAACTCTCCCTaaggaaacaacaaaaaataaaaaaataaataattgaaaaggaaaataactCACATCATACAATAGGTAGACCTTGTATGTTTCTTCTTGAACAGAACAATATGTGAGATTACTTGCAAACTCTCTCCAGTCCTCCATCAAAATGAAATCCACATTCTGAGGATCATCTGGATGAAGATGCTCACTTTCTTCATTAATTTGTCACTCATGGCCATGGATAAAGCATCCCAGGTTTGCTCTCATAGAAAAGGAGGAAGGGGTTAGACAATGACCATTAGTACAGGCAGTGAGGAGACGAGGGCAAAATCTACAAACAAGGGCTGCCTTCCACAATTTTACAAGGAAACCAATAAATGAATAGCCTAAAGTTGTTCCAGAGAAGCATGACTCTGAATAAGCTTCAAAATCCTTTCAACGCATAATATCACAAACAAGGTGTGTAGTTGGCTCTAAAACAAGAATGTTAAGACTATATGTTCAAAAGCAATGACCATTATACATGATTCCTGTGTGGCAGGAAAAGACCCAATACAAGgcatattgaattttttttatacattcaATAAACTGGTAACCAAATTGTGCCATTCCAACAACAAACTTCACAAGATAACGCCTCGAATCCTGGGAAAAAAAACTGCAGTTGAATCATGCAATAATATTCCTTGTCAAATAGGCTATTT contains:
- the LOC100242707 gene encoding ATP synthase subunit delta', mitochondrial; translated protein: MLRQATRLLARPAIASSSSFAARARSFSTDLPTAPAEDSTFIDAWKKIIPNIDPPATPLTFMQPRPQTPSSIPSKLTVNFVLPYASELSAKEVDMVIIPATTGQMGVLPGHVATIAELKPGVMSVHEGNDVTKYFISSGFAVIHANSFADIIAIEAVPIDQIDPSLVQKGLADFTQKLSSASTDLEKAEAQIGVDVHSALNSALTG